The nucleotide sequence GGAGAGCGTTGGAGCCTGGCTGGTTTTTGACTTAGAAGCAGAGGCAGTTGGGAGAGTTAGTCTGGCGGTGGAAAAGGAACAAAGGGGGCTGCATTCCCCGGCCTGGGGTTCCCTCTGGGGGCCTCCTTCCCCGCTCCATATAGGTCAGATGGACCGCTTCTGGTTGCTGTGCTGACGAGTCTGACGTGCTGTGCTTCTGTCAcctccacctgctgagtgagtcactcctggctgcggatggggacagagcccagggaccccctgaaccccagTACACGGTGGCGGGGTGCAgcgtgggatggtggtggggagcaggggctggccatGGCGGGGTGCAGCACGGGACTATGGCAGGGAGTGTGCATTTGCTATGGCATTGCCAGTCTCAGCTTCCCATCTGTTGTAAGGACTACCTCCAAATAGTGCCCAAGAAgcgcagctgccctgccctgctccagacaGAAGGCAGGTCCCTGGTTGGTGGGCCCCTAGGAGGAAGCTGGACAGCTGGGTACAGAAGTTACAAACCTTTATTGGCTACAGTACAGCCGGCCGCAGCGCggcccaggtgccccagaggggcaaTGCCTGGCTAGCCACTTGTCCTGTCCTAACTAGGGCTCTTATCAACACTATTTACAGGGGGCTGGCTAGGCCTGGGGCACCACCAGCTTGGGGGTTGAACATGAGAGGGGATGATTCTCCATCTCACCCCTCAGGTGCAGCCCCCTCTGGAGCACAGCAGTCTCACCTCACACACCCGGCTCTGCTGAGATggagccacctctggggcggagGAGCCCATACAGCTGGCCCCCGAGATGCTGTCATCTCTGGGGTGGCGGGGCCTGTCCCCATGTAGCCAActctgctgagatgcagccatgtCTGGGGTGGAGTATCCTCTCCACGCACTGCCAGCcccctgagatgcagccacctgtgggctgcacacaaacacacccagAACAGCAATGACTTGTGCTCGAGGGGCAAAGCGACAGAGAATGATGGAGGGCACAGAGCCCAGTTAGCtcttggagggagagggggccaTGGCTTTACACAAGCTAATTTCTCCTGGCCAATCCTGGAAGGAAAGGAGCCTGTTCCCTGGCGGGGCGGAGCCAGCCTGTGGTGGGGTGGAGTCTCCCAAGGAGGCATGACAAAGCAGAGACAAGAGTACGTCATATACTCAGGAGGGGGCAAGTGGGCAGAGTCTTGTCCGTCCATCTGTCCGTTCATGGGGTCCCTCCTATGCTGGGGACACAGAGGAGTTGGAGACGGAGGAGACCTCGGTGCGGGAGGCGGAGGAGAGCTCCGAGCCGTCATCCACCTTCTTACCAAACAGCTGCAGGATGCAGTTACGGAACTGGGGGGAGATGCTCTGTTagggggcaggctgtgagccAGCTCCCCGTCTCCTGCCTCCTCCATTCCCCCGCCTGCtcatcccttcctccctctgtcccttcacccatccatccatctgctCATCATCCATCTTCCAGCCCCTCCACTACCCTCTTTCCTTTCATCCATCCAGCCACCTGCACTTCCATCTGCCTGTTAACTCACCAACCTTCCTCCCCCTTTGCTCccttcacccccagccctctACTCACTCCCTCACGGTCCAGCCGGCTGGCCCCTTGCCCCTCTCTGACttgagagctgggggggggcgtggctgggcccTGTACgtttcccagcatgctgcaggacAGGAGCCACTCACCTGCCTATTCATGAAGACGTAGATGATGGGGTTGTAGATGGTGGCGCTCTTGGCAAAGTAGGCGGGCAGGGCGGCTGCCAGCGGGTGGAAGGCGTAGCCGGGGttggcagcagcaaagcaggCGAAGAAGGTGTAGGGCCCCCAGCAGAAGATGTAAGCAATGATCATGACCACCACCATGCGGGACACTTCCTTCTCTGCCTTCTGGGTGGACTCCGATTCCTtctgctgggctgccacctgccaggAGAGGAGCCAGGGTTAGAGCCAGGCCTGGGGCCACTAGGCACCCCCAGCTGAGCCACGCTGGCCGTGGGCTGGCTCCTGGTCCCCGGCCCCCGCCAGCcaagcagagccccaggcctcGGCCTAGGGTTTCCAGCTGGGCTCTGCGGAGGGTCTGAGGCACTCACTGAGCGGATGGCCAGCCACACTTGCAGGTAGCAGAGGACGATGACCCCGAGTGGGATGAAGCAGCAGGTGATCATCAGCACAACCATGTAGGACTGAACCCCGGGGTCTGAGTTGCCACTGAAAACATCTGGGCCACAGGAGGTCTTCAAGCCATGGGGCCAGTACCTGGAGGGCATGGGGCAGTCAGGAGAGGGGCACAGGTCTAGccacacctccccccacagcccagcctcccctctgccctaccccttcccccattgtCTCCTAGATCCCCACCGCAGTCTGGAAACACTATCCCCTCACAGCTTCACCCCAGAGACCCCACAGGCTCCTCCTCCTCATAGCCATCCTCTTCCCTTCACGCCCCGGtactgtgccctgccccacacctaccTGCTCCAGCCGAAGATGGGGGGCGCAGTCCAGGAAGCGGACCAGACCCAGGAGAAGATGATGCCAGCCATGGCCAGCTTCCCATCAAACTTGATGTTGCCAAAGGGTTTGCACACCACAAACCAGCGTTCCCAGGAGATGATAGCTAGTGACCACAGCCCCGTGATACCTGCAGGAGGTACTGGTGTCACTGGGGACTGCTGGGCCACGGCCCTCTGCAGGGACCAAAGAGGAGTCGGTGTGTCTCCGGAGCCACGGCCAGGAAAGGGACAGGGGATAATGGTGCCAGCAGCTACAGGACAAGGGCTGTGGCATTTGGTTGGAGGCAGGACTTAAATTCAGCCGGAGctggccagagcagagctctgATTAACAATTTCCCTTGCCTCCAGCCTCAAGCGGAGGCGTGGCTCTCTGTGGGGAATTGGGGCCATGGCTGTCCATGGATGGGGTGGGGCCGGGCCAtggctccctgtgaaaggggctGGGGCTTTTTGGCTCCTTGTGACTAGGGTGGGGCCGTGGCTCTCTGTAGATGTGGGGCTGTGTCTGTATGTGGTTGGGGCCGTGGGTTTTTGGCTCCTTGTGACGGCGGGGTGGTTCCCCATGGATGGCTCACCGCAGACAGAGACAGTGTAGCCCTCGATGACACAAAGCGGGTGGCCCAGCACAAAGTAGCCGAAGATCTGGTTGATGACGCTGATGGTGCTGGCAATGACGGTCTCACCCAGGTCAGCGATGGCCAGGTTCACCAGGATCCAGTTCAGTGGGTGCCGCAGCTTCTTGAACTTCCAGGTGGCCACGAGCACCAGCCCGTTGGTGAAGACAGAGGCAATGACCACAAAAATCATCCAGAGCGAGACGAGGTTGTAGACCCATCGTGGCGCAATGTGGTAGTTGGGGCCTTCGAAGGGGCCTGGAGTACAGGGCGGGGATGAGGGAAGCTCGCTAGCaccctgcctggcacccctgcacccctcaggCCCCACTCCTCTCCATGTAGTACCTCATCCCCTTGCACCCTGAGTTCTCCCCCAGTggtaccccaaccccctgcaccctgactcctcTCCCAATGGTACCCCAAGCCCCTGCACCCCGACTCCTCTCCCAGTGGTACCCCAAGCCCCTGCACCCTCACTCCTCCCTTGGTGGTACCCCAAGCCCCTGCACCCTGAGTTCTCCCCCGGTGGTACCCCAAGCCCCTGCACCCTGACCTCTCTCCCAGTTGTACCCCAAGCCCCTGCACCCTGAGTTCTCCCCCAGTGGTACCCCAAgcccctgcaccctgactcctcTCCCAGTGGTACCCCAAGCCCCTGCACCCTCACTCCTCCCCTGGTGGTACGTGGCCCCTGCACTCACCCCGCGTGTTGTTACTGTTGGTGTAGACAAAGATGCTGTCCCGGGTCGTATCGTCCTCATCGTTGCGCCGCCGAGCAGCAAACACAGCCCCATCCCAGGCCTGTGTCATGGTAGCCCCGTCCCGTTGTGCCTGCCCGCTCGCTTGCTCCCTGTGTCACACTAGCGTCCCCTCTCCCAGGCGCACGCTCtgcaccctgctcccagccagtgccCACTTTATAGCCCACCCCCTCCTGGGCAGAttacaccccccagccctgagccagatCCCCCGAAAGCTCTTGATCCTTTAATTGGGCTCCAGGTTTAGcctgcccccccatctcctcGCCCCTTGCAAGGTGGTTTGCAGGCGCCCTGCGTCACCCGCGGTGACTTTGCCGGACACTTCAGGTGAGAGATCAGGGGCTCTGATTAGAGGGAGCCTGGAGCTAATCCCCTctcagcacagcccagccctgcaattTCCTAATGGCCCATTTTCATAACTAGGCCAGAGACACCTGCCCAGCGGGACCGACTGTCAATGAAAGAGGGAGGTGGGACGACCAGCTGTCCAAAAAATGCTGTCACCCACACCCTTTCACATCCTGTCACCTGTACCCCATCCTGTCCCATCACCCACATTCACACTATCCCCTGCACACAGCTTGTCACCTGCTGCTCAACACAGCCTGTCACTCTCATACACCGccatcacccacacaccaccTGCACTCCAGCCGATCACCCACCCTTCATCACACCCATCGCACATTGTCACCTGCATTCACATAGTCCCCTGAATCCATACCTTATCACAATCTGTCAGATGAACCCCTTGCAGCTTATACTCTACAGCCCAACACATTTCCTCACCTACATTCATGTCACTTGTGCAAACAGCCTCCCACATACACCTTATCACACCCCATCACCTCCTGTCCCCCACATGCCATCATGTCCTGTCATCTAGATTCATGTTGACTGCACGCATGCCCTGTCACCACACACTGCCATCATCCTCACACCCCATCACCTGCACTCCATCACCTCCCCATCACCCTCACACATCCTGTCACCAGCATCCAATCAGCCTCACAAAACCTATTACCTTCATTAAGCCCATCACCTGCACCCCCGCCTTCTCACACACCCCATCACCCACACCCCATCGAATCATAGACTGAgaagactagaagggaccttgagaggtcattaaatcCAGGTCCCTGCACTGTGGGCAAGACCCAGCACCAGTGAGTCGCCTGTACtctgggcagggcacagcagcatctagaccacccctgggAGGTGCTTCTCCAGTATGCTctgaaacatctccagtgatggagatcccacagccccctggcaATTTCCTGCAGCGCTTCACCCCCCCGACAGGGAGCTCTTCCTGATGCCCAACCTAACCCTCCCacgctgcagtttaaacccattgcttcttgtgctatccctcagaggttaaggagagtgtttttctccctcctccttgtaacccccttTTGAGGCACCCGGCAGCTCTGAGGGCCCCCTCAGCTGTCTCTTTGTCAGAccaaacaaatccagttctttcactcttccctcctAGGCCACGGTTTCCAGACCTTTCACCATTTTTGTTCTTCTCTTCacattttccaatttctccacatctttcctgacgtgtggggcccagaacgggacacagtGGTCCAgcagaggcctcaccagtgcagagtaaaggggaagaattacttctcatgagCTTCTTACAACTCTCCTGCTAATACAACAGAACTGCTAGTGTATTACACCCTGTCACCTGCATTCATCATATCACCTGCACACACATGCTGTCACCCACACAGTCACCCTCAGCTACCCTGTCATATCCCTATTACCCTCTCTCACcgtctcctgcacacacaccctatCACCTGAACCTCATCGCACCCCGTCACCCTCATACATCCCGtcacctgcaccccactgcctCCACTCACCTGTATTCATGTCAGCAGCACACGTCCTGTCACATGCACCTCATCAAACCTGCATCCTATTGCCTGCATTCACCAATCCCCAGCACACACACCATCATCCACACCTCATCACACCCTCTTGCACACATCCCCTCTCCCGCACCCATCACGTCCCGTCACCCGCACCCATCACATCTTGTAACCTGCACCCATCACATCccgtcacccccaccccatcacatccCATCACCCTCATGCATCTTTTCACCCACATTCACCCTGTCACTGCACACATACTCAGTCTCGCAACCCCAATATTTaaaacgccaatatttaaaagtgattgggcagcaaaatggcaaatgaaatttaatgtgggtaagcgtaaggtaatgcacattggaaaaaataacccaaattacacatacaacatgatggggtcaaatttagctacgacagatcaggaaagggatcttggagttatagtggatagttctctgaagacatccacgcagtgtgcagcagcagttagtaaagcaaatagaatgttaggaattattaaaaaagggatcgataataagacaaaagatatcatacttcccctatataaaactacggtacgcccacatcttgagtactgcgtgcagatgtggtctcctcacctcaaaaaagatatattggcattagaaaaggtacagaaaagggcgactaagatgattaggggcttggaacgggtcgcatatggggagaggctagagagactgggacttttcagtctggaaaagaggcgattgaggggcgatatgatagaggtatataaaatcatgaatggtgtggagaaagtgaacatagaaaaattatttaccttttcccataatacaagaactaggggacaccaaatgaaattgatgggtagtaggttcaaaactaataaaaggaaatttttcttcacacagcgtacagtcaacctgtggaactccttgccggaggaggctgtgaaggccaggactctatagccgtgtctacatgtgcacgctactttgaagtagcggcactaacttcgaaatagcgcccgtcacggctacacgtgttgggcgctatttcgatgttaacatcgacattaggcggcgagacgtcgaagccgctaaccccatgaggggatgggaatagcgccctacttcgacgttcaacgtcgaagtagggaccgtgtagtcgttgcgcgtcccgcaactttgaaatagcggggtccgccatggcggccatcagctgaggggttgagagacgctctctctccagcccctgcggggctctatggtcaccgtgtgcagcagcccttagcccagggcttctggctgctgctgctgcagctggggatccatgctgcatgcacagggtctgcaaccagttgtcggctctgtggatcttgtgttgtttagtgcaactgtgtctgggaggggccctttaagggagcggcttgctgttgagtccgccctgtgatcctgtctgcagctgtgcctggcacccttatttcgatgtgtgctactttggcgtgtagacgttccctcgcagcgcctatttcgatgtggtgctgcgcaacgtcgatgttgaacatcgacgttgccagccctggaggacgtgtagacgttattcatcgaaataggctacttcgatgtaggcttcacgtgtagacgtagcctattagggtttaaaaagagctcgatacatttttgcaggttaggtccataaatggctattagccaggggtaaagtatggtgcccgagccttcagtacaagggcaggagatggatggcagcagataaatcacttgatcattgtcttctgttctccttctctggggcacctggcattggccgctgtcggcagacggaatactgggctggatggacctttggtctgacccagtatggccattcttatgttcttatgtaatataTCCCATAACCCGCCCTGCATCATATTCTGTTACCTGTATTCACCCCGTCACCTGCACAAATACCCTGTCAACTGCACCCCATTATCCTCACACACCCTGAGACCCACACCCCATTACATTCCGTAATTTACAGACACTCCAACACCTGCATCCCATCATATCCCCCACCCATCCTGTCATCCACGTTCACCATGTTGCATGCACCATATCTTCACACACTCATTAAATCACCTTTACACTCCCCATCACCTACATCTTATCACACTCCCATACATCCTGTCACCTAATCACATCTCATCACCCCATGTTCTGTAAACACcgtcacacccccaccccctcatgtCCATCACCTTCACATACCGTCTCACCCACACTTCATCACACCTATCATGTCCCATCAACACCATCACATATCCCATCACTTGCATTCGCCTTGTCAactacacacaccctgccaccTGCACACCTCCTGTCACCTGCATTCACCCCATCATCTGCATATACACTGTGATCCATACATCAGCCTCACACACCCTGTCACCCACAGTCAGCCCATCACCTGCACACACACCGTCACCCACACTTCATCTCCCTCATACATCCCATCACCCACACTCCATCAATCCTGTCACCCACACTTCACAATACCCCATCACGTGCACCCCATCACATTCTGTCACCTTCAGGCACACCATCACACTCCAGTACTTTCTCAACTCTGTCACCTGCATTCATACCCTGCCACTCACATTTACACCCTGCCACCAATACCCCATCACATTCCATCACCCCCTCACAATCTGTCACCTGCATACACCCCATCACCTGCACCTCTTCATACCTTGTCACCTTCACCCCATCATCTGCATCTCTGAACATCCTATCACTTTGCCACCCCATCACCTATAACTCATGATACTCCATCACTTGCATATACACTGTTACTTTCACTCTGTCACCTACATGTCACACAGCCCTAAACACCCATAGTCTGTTCCCTACAGGGCATGCTTACACTGCATTATGCAcctcccaccacaccccctgACTATCGCCTCAACTGCGTCATGCACACGCCCCCCATTTCAACCACATGCTACCACTCACCTCCACTCTGTCACCCCTCCTGTCATCACAAACACCCAGACCAACACTGACACTCCGCACTTGTGTCACATCACTTTCACCAACACCCCAGCCTCTGAGCTCCATCTGATGCACCCCAACAGCTACACGTCACACACACTATTTAAGCCCTCCACCATATCAGCTACACTCCATCTCCTAAACCACATCACACACTCTGACAGTGACATCTACAAACCAGCAGCTAGTCCTCGTCCCATCTAAGCTGACCCAATGTCCCATCAATTACACCCAGTAACACGGGCATCACATCATGCACACGCTGACAGCATCTCCACACTGACAGCTAAACCCTGTCTGACATTCACGAGCTGACAACTAACCCCTTCAGGCAGGCACAGACTCAATCCAACACCTACACTGACACAGCCCTTATAGCCCACCACACACTCTGTGACCCAGTCCCAAGAGCTACCCTGCTACAAATCTGCTCACAGCCTGATACAATCCCACCACACACTTTGACACCCACTTGGACACAACACTACACCCCATCAGACTGACACCTGCACCCTGTACAACATGCTGTCATTGACCACACTAACATGCCTACTTCCCCTCACTTCCCAGCAGCTAGAGACCAATGAACTCCTGGACTTACAGAGACAATGAATACACCCCAAAAGGAACCAATATACTCCCACAACCCCAAGACACTACAGTGTACACGCTCACAACTATTCAAAGCCCACATGCGTGAATGGCCAAGGAAACTACTTAGTCCCTGCTGACTACCACAGAGCCCTACACTTCATAACACAAGAGTGCTTCTCACCGAAACTCAACCCCTGGCCCCCAATATCCCTCCAGCACAACCACTCCCAGAGCAGCATGCTGCTGCACAACCCACATGCCCAGCTAACACTTCCATATCTCCCTGGCAACACATTCTCCTTTCCCAGTCCAACTCCATGGTGGGGAATGGCTGGCTCAGGAGGGCTGGGAACGGGGCAGGGTCTTAGCTCCTCTAGGGGGTGCCAGCTCCCATCCggccacagggcagggactggctggctcagggggtggggaggggagccatcAGCCTGAGTGGCTTGGGCAGAATCCGGTCAGGGCGGGGAGCGAATTGGGTCAGCCCTGGGCCCAGGCTGTTACATCACCAGGgcgggcaggtgtggggggctgcTTGTTAGTCAGGGCTTGGTGCCAATTAGGGCTCTCAGCTCAGTGGGGGCAGTACTGACGTCAGCGCTGGAAGTAGGGGAGCACGTCTTAGGTGGGAGCAAAGACCccctacctgaccccctaccttgTTGCAGATCTGGGGGATGTCAATGGGTGGCAGTCAGGgacagctcccccacagcccccccattCAGTTTACCCCCCCAGGGGGTATCTatgtggtggggcagtggagtTGCCCCCGGTCCTCTATAAATAGTCCCAATGGAGCCTTCATTGCTAATTAGGGCTAAGAGAGGGGTCAAGCAGGATTAAGCGGAGACAGCCCCGCTGAGCACTCatttggggcaggagagggagtgaGGCCAGAACCCCACGTACCCCTAATGCAGATATAGGGTGGGCATGGCTGGCTCCCTGGTGCCCTGGGGGGTcacactgctcccctccccctgcatgcAGTTGCCTTCTACAGGCTCCCCATGAGACACACTGAGAACTGGGGTCCCCCAGGGCCCTTCATCAAGGGGGCTCTGGGTTCTGCCTCCCTTCAGAGCCCTTTTTCTCCCACGCACCCAGCTCTCCCCCACAGGGCCCCtcgctggcccccctgctcttccccctcccttcagcACTAATCCCCCCAGGTGCTCCATGCACTGAGCTGATGGGAGGTGACACTGCCCACCACCACCCTAATCCCAGGATTTTCGGGTCACTCCGGGGGAGTCCGATTAAAGGAAACTGGAAAGTTTAATCTCCCAGGTGTGGAAAaggggctgcactgggcagcgAGTGGAGCCGGGGCATTGAGCAGAGGCAGGAGCAGCACCCCAACAGCCTTGCCCACCAAGCATCCTcccaggcctggagctccaggacccacCATATGCATGTGAGTCCACAGGCAGGGGATGCCCGGGGGGGGATTGGAGCTTGTGACACACCAGGATGGGGGCTCCGAGACTGTCGTGCCACACACTTGGGGGGGCGCTCTGGGATGGTCATTGCACATGCTGGTGGGGAAGGCTCTATGATGGTAATGACACacaccaggctctggggtggttgTGCCACACAACAAGGGGGTTAGGTTGTGGGGTGATCATGCCACACACCACGGTGGGCTGTGGGGTGGTTGTGCCACGCACcagggtgggctctggggtggttGTGCTACACACCATGGGGGGGAGGTTGTGGGGTGGTTGTGCCACACACcagggtgggctctggggtggtcGTGCCACACACTACGGGGGGGGGAGGTTGTGGGGTTGTCATGCCACACACcagggtgggctctggggtggtcATGCCATGTGCcagggtgggctctggggtggttGTGCCATGCGCCATGGGGAGGGAGGTTGTGGGGTGGTCGTGCCACAcatgggggtgggctctggggtggtcGTGCCATGCACTAGGATGGGAGGGGCATGGCTTTAGGATCACCACGTGCCGAGTCTCTGAACTAAGGGCTCTGGGCTGTGCATTGCACAGTGTCTGGGTGGCTCCTTGGGTCCTAGAGATGTACAatgtttggggcaggggatagGGTGCTGTGGGGGGCGAGGGATAAGGGCCCTCTGGAGGTGGGGGATAACAGAGTTCTGAGGGACGTGGGGAGTGGTGGACAAGGTGAGAGGTCTCTGCCCCCCTTGCCATGCCATGGGGGTACGGGGGTGACTAGAGGGGGTCTTCCCatcttctctctcccctttctcATAAAGGCATCAGGGGCCAGGCCAGGAGTGCCCCAGTacggaggggctggagctgtgcccagcccagACAGGACACAAGGCAGATAAGTACCCAGGGAAGGGGGGCCGGAGAGCTCAGGGGTGGGGTGCCCAGACAGAGGCCTCTGGAAAGGGGTTGGGATTGGGGGTACTatgtgaggggctcagggagccaggaatggTATGCAGTTCTAGGGGTGCTGGGCACCAGGATTGGGCTTTGGGGGTAGTGGGGGGCTGGTGCCTTGCCCCTCATCTCTGGGGCTTTCGCCAGGAATTCCGCTAGTTCTGAACTATTTACACTTGAAAAAAGTTCACTACTAGCAGAACTCGGGTGCGTGCCCCCAACCTCCACGGGGGTCAGGGCACCAGGGGTGTTGGAGAAACTGGTGGAGGGCACCGGGGTAACGGTGGGCCCATGGAGGGtaggcacctgggggtgggggtgctgtggaaAAGCACTGGGCAAGGTAGGGAGTGTCAGGGGCCAGAGGAAGGCCCCTTGTCTCAAGTGCCTCCCCCCACAAGCTGTGTGGCTCACATCAGGGATCTTTGGGGCTGGGttgctgctgctccctctgcagagggaccctcccacagctccccaggTGATATCCCCAGCACAGCCCCGGCTAATAAACGGCCTTCACGCTGGGAGCTGAAACTGCATTTCCAGTGCATGCATTTATTTAACCGAGTGACATGGGGGTAATTAACCATAGCCACAGGGGGTTAATTAGACTGGGGGTAATTAATTACAACTGGGGGGGTAATTAGCGCACAGGAAGGTAATGACTGGGCTTGTATTTACAATATACAACAATCTAGTGCGTGTGGCACGCACGCGCCCTGACGAGtctgtccctggggccatggagGTGGAGTCTAGCCAATGTGGGTCAGGAGGACATGGGGTCTCCTGTCATTCATCCCCCGGCTCCATCTGCTGAGTCACCAGGGAGGTAAGGACCCAGGTTCAACCTGGTTGGGGTGCAGTAgaggggctgtaagtggcccagagctTTCCCGATCACTTCCATTGGATCTTGGAGCTCCCACCCACCAAGGCAGAGACCAGCAAGTGGGGCAGAACCCAGGGTGCTTG is from Carettochelys insculpta isolate YL-2023 chromosome 22, ASM3395843v1, whole genome shotgun sequence and encodes:
- the LOC142025160 gene encoding red-sensitive opsin, which codes for MTQAWDGAVFAARRRNDEDDTTRDSIFVYTNSNNTRGPFEGPNYHIAPRWVYNLVSLWMIFVVIASVFTNGLVLVATWKFKKLRHPLNWILVNLAIADLGETVIASTISVINQIFGYFVLGHPLCVIEGYTVSVCGITGLWSLAIISWERWFVVCKPFGNIKFDGKLAMAGIIFSWVWSASWTAPPIFGWSRYWPHGLKTSCGPDVFSGNSDPGVQSYMVVLMITCCFIPLGVIVLCYLQVWLAIRSVAAQQKESESTQKAEKEVSRMVVVMIIAYIFCWGPYTFFACFAAANPGYAFHPLAAALPAYFAKSATIYNPIIYVFMNRQFRNCILQLFGKKVDDGSELSSASRTEVSSVSNSSVSPA